In Passer domesticus isolate bPasDom1 unplaced genomic scaffold, bPasDom1.hap1 HAP1_SCAFFOLD_44, whole genome shotgun sequence, a single window of DNA contains:
- the LOC135292703 gene encoding LOW QUALITY PROTEIN: gastrula zinc finger protein XlCGF7.1-like (The sequence of the model RefSeq protein was modified relative to this genomic sequence to represent the inferred CDS: substituted 1 base at 1 genomic stop codon): MYPRKEYPQMVGSGFRKKKEVSQLVPDGEKPHKCQECGKSFRWNYELIIHQRSHTGERPYECDQCRKRFQSSSNLLKPQRTHTEERPFRCPDCGQGFRQSSHLVLHRRIHTGERPHECEECGKSFSQSCTLIQHKRTHTGERPHECGECGKSFSQRSHLIMHQKIHSGERPYECSECGKRFRISSDLLQHYQSHTEERPFCCPDCGKGFRHNSTLATHRRIHTGERPYECPQCGKSFSRSSHLTKHQRRHRXGKPCECPECGKSFVRCSSSIPHCRSHAGHSPGDPHSL; encoded by the exons atgtatcccagaaaggagtatccccagatggtggggtccGGCTtccgaaagaagaaagaagtctcccagctg gttcctgatggggagaagccccacaagtgccaggagtgtgggaagagcttcaggtggaaCTACGAACTGATCATCcaccagaggagccacactggggaacggccctacgagtgtgatcagtgcaggaagaggtttcagagcagctcaAATCTCCTCAAGCCccagcgcacgcacacagaggagaggcccttccgctgccccgactgcgggcagggcttcaggcagagctcccatCTTGTCctgcaccggcgcatccacactggggagaggccccacgagtgtgaggaatgtgggaagagcttcagccagagctgcacCCTGATCCAGCACAAGagaacccacactggggaacggcctcacgagtgtggggagtgtgggaagagcttcagccagcGTTCCCACCTGATCATGCACCAAAAGAtccactctggggagaggccctacgagtgttccgAATGTGGGAAAAGGTTTAGGATTAGCTCTGATCTCCTCCAGCActatcagagtcacacagaggagaggcccttctgctgccccgactgcgggaagggattcaggcacaACTCCACCCTCgccacccaccggcgcatccacactggggagaggccctacgagtgtccccagtgtgggaagagcttctccaggagctctcacttgaccaaacaccaacggaggcaccggtgagggaagccctgcgagtgccccgagtgcgggaagagcttcgtgcgctgctccagctccatcccccactgcaggagccacgctgggcacagccctggtgacccacattccctgtga
- the LOC135292704 gene encoding zinc finger protein 239-like: MYPRKEYPQMVASGFRKKKEVSQLRWTWAERPSNSSSSSLVFPKSGFPIASSCEAVRKWKMSLNTEAEQELSMESREDKSPRQNLVAEAVLSGSTAQEANGEEKPRRCRTRRGCKRRWRGSEGERASLGREGGRRWSQISELVVHEQVPDGEKPHKCQECGKSFRWRSGLIIHQRTHTGERPYECDQCRKRFQTSSDLLVHRRIHTGERPHECEECGKSFRQSSHLIRHQRTHTGERPYECGECGKSFSQRPHLIMHQKIHTGERPYECSKCGKEFQTRFHLFRHYQSHTEERPFCCPDCGKGFRHNSNLVTHRRIHTGERPYKCPQCGKSFSRSSHLTQHQR, translated from the exons atgtatcccagaaaggagtatccccagatggtggcGTCCGGCTtccgaaagaagaaagaagtctcccagctg agatggacttgggcagaaaGACCTTCAAACTCATCGtcctcatcccttgtttttcccaaaTCAGGATTTCCCATTGCCAGTTCTtgtgaggctgtgaggaagtggaagatgtccctgaacactgaggcag agcaggagctgagcatggagagcagggaggacaaatccccgcggcagaacctcgtggcagaggccgttttgagcggctccacggcgcaggaagccaacggggaggaaaagccccggagatgccgcacgaggaggggctgcaaacgcagatggcggggatctgagggggaaagagccagcctgggccgggaaggcggccggagatggagccagatctcggagctggtggtccatgagcaggttcctgatggagagaagccccacaagtgccaggagtgtgggaagagcttcaggtggagaTCCGGCCTGATCATCCACCAGagaacccacactggggaacggccctacgagtgtgatcagtgcaggaagaggtttcagaccagctcagATCTCCTCGT gcaccggcgcatccacactggggaacggccccacgagtgtgaggaatgtgggaagagcttcaggcagagctcccacctgatccgtcaccagaggacccacactggggaacggccctacgagtgtggggagtgtgggaagagcttcagccagcGTCCCCACCTGATAATGCACCAaaagatccacactggggagaggccctacgagtgttccaagtgtgggaaggAGTTTCAGACCCGCTTCCATCTTTTCCGGCActatcagagtcacacagaggagaggcccttctgctgccccgactgcgggaagggattcaggcacaactccaacctcgtcacccaccggcgcatccatactggggagaggccctacaagtgtccccagtgtgggaagagcttctccaggagctctcacttgacccaacaccaacgg